A genomic window from Rhodococcus sp. KBS0724 includes:
- the aceE gene encoding pyruvate dehydrogenase (acetyl-transferring), homodimeric type, with amino-acid sequence MSDLIQGPSSEPNAESGGTGVPGSPPGADGRVRVIREGVASYLPDIDPDETTEWLESFDGLLDRSGPTRARYLMLRMLERAGEKHVALPALTSTDYVNTIPTENEPWFPGDEEVERRYRAWIRWNAAIMVHRAQRPGVGVGGHISTYASSAALYEVGFNHFFRGKDHPGGGDHIFIQGHASPGIYARAFLEGRIPAEQMDGFRQEQSHADKGGGLPSYPHPRLLPDFWEFPTVSMGLGPMNAIYQARYNHYLNDRGIKDTTDQHVWAFLGDGEMDEPESRGLAHVAATEGLDNLTFVVNCNLQRLDGPVRGNGKIIQELESFFRGAGWNVIKVVWGREWDSLLHADKDGALVNLMNVTPDGDFQTYKANDGAFVRDHFFGRDPRTKELVKDLTDPEIWNLKRGGHDYRKVHAAYAAAMAHKGQPTVILAHTIKGYTLGKHFEGRNATHQMKKLTLDDLKAFRDMQHIPISDAELEKDPYLPPYYHPGNDAPEIQYMLDRRKALGGFLPSRNTDAAPLKLPEDKTYDVIRKGSGKQEVATTMAIVRILKELLRDKEIGKRIVPIIPDEARTFGMDSWFPSLKIYNRNGQLYTSVDAELMLAYKESPVGQILHEGINEAGSTASFTAVGTSYATHGEPMIPLYIFYSMFGFQRTGDGLWAAADQMARGFVLGATAGRTTLTGEGLQHADGHSLLLASTNPAAVTYDAAFSYELAHIVKDGLRRMYGGTEGVAGFGGENIFYYLTIYNEPYVQPAEPADLDVEGLLKGIYLYKASDVQGPKAQILVSGVAMPEGLRAQQMLADDWGVSADIWSVTSWGELRREGVECERQALLNPAVDAPVPFVTNALASAQGPVVAASDWMRAVPDQIRQWVPGDYITLGTDGFGFSDTRTAARRYFNVDAESITVAVLNGLAKEGSIDRSKAVEAAARYRIDDVNAAPEQTGDTGSA; translated from the coding sequence TTGTCTGACCTGATCCAGGGTCCTTCGTCCGAGCCGAACGCCGAGTCAGGCGGCACGGGAGTGCCAGGTTCACCCCCTGGAGCGGACGGCCGTGTCCGCGTCATTCGCGAAGGCGTCGCGTCGTACCTACCGGACATCGACCCGGATGAGACCACTGAATGGCTCGAATCGTTCGACGGGCTTCTTGATCGATCAGGCCCGACCCGCGCCCGCTACCTGATGCTGCGCATGCTCGAACGCGCCGGCGAGAAGCACGTCGCACTGCCCGCTCTGACGTCCACCGATTACGTCAACACGATCCCGACCGAGAACGAACCGTGGTTCCCGGGCGACGAAGAGGTCGAGCGTCGCTACCGCGCCTGGATCCGCTGGAACGCGGCCATCATGGTGCACCGCGCGCAGCGTCCCGGCGTCGGAGTCGGTGGCCACATCTCCACGTACGCGTCCTCCGCCGCTTTGTACGAGGTGGGCTTCAACCACTTCTTCCGCGGCAAGGATCATCCGGGCGGCGGCGACCACATCTTCATCCAGGGCCACGCCTCCCCCGGCATCTACGCGCGAGCATTCCTCGAAGGCCGCATCCCGGCCGAGCAGATGGACGGCTTCCGCCAGGAGCAGAGCCACGCCGACAAGGGCGGCGGACTCCCGTCGTACCCGCACCCGCGCCTGCTCCCCGATTTCTGGGAGTTCCCGACGGTATCCATGGGCCTCGGCCCGATGAATGCCATCTACCAGGCGCGATACAACCATTACCTCAATGATCGCGGCATCAAGGACACCACCGATCAGCATGTGTGGGCCTTCCTCGGCGACGGCGAGATGGACGAGCCGGAGTCGCGCGGTCTCGCGCACGTGGCTGCGACCGAAGGCCTCGACAATCTGACGTTCGTCGTCAACTGCAACTTGCAGCGCCTCGACGGCCCGGTTCGCGGTAACGGCAAGATCATCCAGGAACTGGAGTCGTTCTTCCGCGGCGCAGGCTGGAATGTCATCAAGGTCGTCTGGGGCCGTGAGTGGGATTCGCTGCTGCATGCCGACAAGGACGGCGCGCTCGTCAACCTGATGAACGTGACCCCGGACGGCGATTTCCAGACGTACAAGGCCAACGACGGCGCGTTCGTGCGTGATCACTTCTTCGGTCGCGACCCGCGCACGAAGGAACTGGTCAAGGACCTCACGGATCCCGAAATCTGGAACCTCAAGCGTGGTGGCCACGACTACCGCAAGGTTCACGCCGCGTACGCCGCCGCGATGGCTCACAAGGGCCAGCCGACGGTCATCCTCGCGCACACCATCAAGGGCTACACGCTCGGCAAGCACTTCGAGGGCCGCAACGCTACGCACCAGATGAAGAAGCTGACGCTGGACGACCTGAAGGCGTTCCGCGACATGCAGCACATCCCGATCTCGGATGCCGAGCTCGAGAAGGATCCGTACCTGCCTCCGTACTACCACCCAGGCAACGACGCTCCCGAGATCCAGTACATGCTCGATCGCCGCAAGGCGCTCGGTGGTTTCCTGCCGTCCCGCAACACGGACGCTGCACCGCTGAAGCTTCCCGAGGACAAGACGTACGACGTCATCCGCAAGGGTTCGGGTAAGCAGGAAGTGGCCACGACGATGGCCATCGTCCGCATCCTCAAGGAACTTCTTCGCGACAAGGAGATCGGCAAGCGCATCGTGCCGATCATCCCGGACGAGGCTCGTACCTTCGGTATGGACTCGTGGTTCCCGTCGCTGAAGATCTACAACCGCAACGGACAGCTCTACACGTCCGTCGACGCCGAACTCATGCTCGCCTACAAGGAGAGCCCGGTCGGCCAGATTCTGCACGAGGGCATCAACGAAGCCGGTTCGACGGCGTCGTTCACCGCGGTCGGCACGTCGTACGCGACGCACGGCGAACCGATGATTCCGCTGTACATCTTCTACTCGATGTTCGGTTTCCAGCGCACCGGCGACGGCCTGTGGGCAGCAGCCGACCAGATGGCCCGCGGATTCGTTCTCGGCGCAACGGCCGGTCGCACCACGCTGACCGGTGAAGGCTTGCAGCACGCCGACGGACATTCGCTGCTCCTGGCGTCCACCAACCCGGCCGCGGTCACCTACGACGCGGCGTTCTCGTACGAGTTGGCGCACATCGTCAAGGACGGTCTGCGTCGTATGTACGGCGGTACCGAGGGTGTCGCCGGCTTCGGCGGCGAGAACATCTTCTACTACCTCACCATCTACAACGAGCCGTACGTGCAGCCGGCGGAGCCTGCTGATCTCGATGTCGAGGGACTGCTCAAGGGCATCTACCTCTACAAGGCGTCCGACGTGCAGGGCCCGAAGGCTCAGATCCTCGTTTCCGGTGTTGCCATGCCGGAAGGCCTGCGGGCTCAGCAGATGCTCGCGGACGACTGGGGTGTCTCGGCTGACATCTGGTCCGTCACGTCGTGGGGCGAACTGCGCCGCGAGGGTGTCGAGTGCGAGCGTCAGGCTCTGCTCAACCCGGCTGTGGACGCTCCGGTTCCCTTCGTCACCAACGCCTTGGCGTCGGCGCAGGGTCCCGTTGTTGCGGCATCGGACTGGATGCGCGCTGTCCCGGATCAGATCCGCCAGTGGGTCCCGGGCGACTACATCACGCTGGGCACCGACGGTTTCGGATTCTCCGATACCCGAACGGCCGCTCGTCGTTACTTCAACGTCGATGCCGAGTCGATCACCGTCGCCGTGCTCAACGGCCTGGCCAAGGAAGGCTCGATCGACCGCAGCAAGGCCGTCGAGGCAGCCGCTCGGTACCGCATCGACGATGTGAACGCTGCTCCCGAGCAGACCGGGGACACCGGTAGCGCGTAA
- a CDS encoding DUF3052 domain-containing protein, which yields MVAAADAQNYAQKLGITADMVVQELGWDEDTDDGIRAAVEETIGGEMLDEDSDEVIDVVLLWWRDEDGDLVDALMDAIGPLADEGFVWVLTPKTGRDGHVEPSEIAESAPTAGLTQTSAANLGDWSASRLVQPKARPAGKR from the coding sequence GTGGTCGCCGCGGCGGATGCCCAGAACTACGCTCAGAAACTCGGGATTACTGCCGATATGGTGGTGCAGGAACTGGGCTGGGATGAGGATACCGACGACGGCATTCGTGCCGCGGTTGAGGAAACCATCGGCGGGGAAATGCTCGACGAGGATTCGGACGAAGTCATTGACGTCGTGCTGCTGTGGTGGCGCGACGAAGACGGAGACCTTGTCGACGCTCTGATGGATGCCATCGGTCCTCTCGCAGACGAAGGTTTTGTCTGGGTTCTCACACCTAAGACAGGGCGAGACGGACACGTCGAGCCCAGCGAGATCGCTGAATCTGCCCCTACAGCAGGACTTACTCAGACGTCTGCTGCGAACCTCGGTGACTGGTCGGCAAGCCGACTCGTTCAGCCGAAGGCTCGCCCGGCCGGCAAGCGCTGA
- a CDS encoding peroxiredoxin encodes MPLEVGAQAPEFTLKDQNNQEVSLADFRGKKNVLLVFYPLAFTGTCQGELCKVRDELPTFENDDTAILAISVGASPTHKIWSAEQGYTFPLLADFWPHGEVAQKYGVFNDKLGFANRGTFVIDKDGIIRFAEMNGPGEARDHALWANAIAALES; translated from the coding sequence ATGCCTCTCGAAGTTGGTGCTCAGGCACCGGAATTTACGTTGAAGGATCAGAACAACCAGGAAGTCTCGCTCGCAGATTTCCGCGGTAAGAAGAACGTTCTGCTTGTCTTCTACCCGTTGGCTTTCACCGGAACCTGCCAGGGCGAACTCTGCAAGGTCCGCGACGAGCTTCCGACGTTCGAAAACGACGACACGGCAATCCTCGCCATCTCCGTCGGCGCTTCGCCGACGCACAAGATCTGGTCCGCCGAGCAGGGTTACACCTTCCCGCTGCTGGCCGATTTCTGGCCGCACGGTGAGGTTGCCCAGAAGTACGGCGTGTTCAACGACAAGCTGGGCTTCGCAAACCGTGGAACCTTTGTCATCGACAAGGACGGAATCATCCGTTTTGCCGAGATGAATGGTCCCGGAGAGGCCCGTGACCACGCGCTTTGGGCAAATGCGATTGCCGCGCTAGAGTCTTAG
- a CDS encoding bifunctional 3-(3-hydroxy-phenyl)propionate/3-hydroxycinnamic acid hydroxylase produces MPTHAQHVAVLIIGAGPTGIVAATLLAQRGVETVVAERHRGIYPLPRAVHLDDEVHRILQKIGVADEFAAISKAARGMRLVDGDLDTLLELRREGVGEHGWPQANMFDQPDLENLLRRNLAGFPAATVITGVEATITRSVGSVVEVELVEQDSGDRRMVTADFVLGCDGANSRTREFIGTKMRDLHFEEPWLVVDVRCGISLDVWDGVYQVCNPARPSTFMQIGPDRYRWEFRINPGENVDDLASEDSLRVLLAPWFRDVPWEAAEVLRHTGYTFRAAVADVWGRDGVFLLGDAAHLTPPFIGQGMGAGLRDAANLAWKMAAVVDGTAERSILDSYQEERKPHVTQIIRAAVAIGWVMAGGKGFISQARQTILTAVCRLPGFSGPAMKSISPRLRAGLLARHRVLARNPVGLMFPQPQPGDDDRLGTGFALVYRGEMDSRLRTLASTLGATEVRVGSDGSGRAVSSWMDRHRARVVLVRPDRVVADYVGLGNGPTRESTWARALVGSRAAANYLDRMIEN; encoded by the coding sequence GTGCCAACGCACGCCCAACATGTAGCTGTACTGATCATCGGAGCCGGGCCGACTGGCATTGTCGCCGCGACGTTGCTCGCCCAACGTGGTGTCGAGACCGTCGTCGCGGAACGCCACCGCGGCATCTACCCGCTACCTCGTGCGGTGCACCTCGACGACGAGGTCCATCGGATTCTCCAAAAGATCGGTGTCGCTGACGAATTCGCTGCAATCAGCAAGGCCGCCCGAGGGATGCGGTTGGTGGACGGCGATTTGGACACACTGCTGGAGTTGCGCCGTGAAGGCGTCGGAGAACACGGCTGGCCCCAGGCGAATATGTTCGATCAGCCTGACCTCGAAAACTTGCTCAGGCGCAATCTTGCAGGCTTTCCCGCGGCCACTGTGATCACCGGGGTGGAGGCGACTATCACGCGGTCCGTGGGGTCCGTCGTCGAAGTTGAACTCGTGGAACAGGATTCCGGAGATCGGCGCATGGTCACCGCCGACTTTGTGCTCGGGTGCGACGGCGCGAACAGCCGGACCCGCGAGTTCATCGGCACGAAGATGCGTGATCTCCATTTCGAAGAACCTTGGTTGGTCGTCGATGTCCGATGCGGCATCTCTCTCGACGTGTGGGACGGCGTCTACCAAGTGTGTAACCCGGCGCGCCCGTCGACGTTCATGCAGATCGGCCCCGACCGCTACCGGTGGGAGTTCCGGATCAATCCCGGCGAGAACGTCGACGACCTCGCATCTGAAGATTCACTGCGCGTATTGCTGGCGCCGTGGTTCCGTGACGTGCCCTGGGAGGCAGCGGAAGTGCTGCGTCATACCGGATACACGTTTCGGGCCGCTGTAGCGGACGTATGGGGGCGCGACGGCGTCTTCCTGCTCGGTGATGCCGCGCATTTGACGCCGCCCTTCATCGGGCAAGGCATGGGCGCAGGTTTGCGTGACGCGGCCAATCTTGCGTGGAAGATGGCGGCGGTGGTCGACGGAACTGCTGAGCGGTCGATACTCGACAGCTATCAGGAGGAGCGGAAACCGCATGTGACGCAGATCATCCGAGCGGCTGTGGCAATCGGCTGGGTGATGGCAGGCGGAAAGGGATTCATTTCGCAGGCGCGTCAGACAATCCTGACTGCGGTGTGCAGACTGCCGGGGTTCAGTGGCCCGGCAATGAAGTCGATTTCTCCGAGGTTGCGGGCAGGACTGCTGGCCCGGCATCGGGTGCTGGCGAGAAACCCTGTCGGATTGATGTTTCCGCAACCACAACCCGGCGACGACGATCGTTTGGGTACTGGTTTTGCGCTGGTGTATCGCGGCGAGATGGACTCTCGGCTGCGGACTCTCGCGTCGACGCTCGGAGCGACGGAAGTGCGTGTCGGTAGCGACGGGTCCGGGCGCGCGGTGTCGTCGTGGATGGATCGGCACCGCGCACGGGTGGTTCTCGTGCGTCCGGACCGGGTGGTGGCAGACTACGTCGGGCTCGGGAACGGACCCACACGCGAATCCACGTGGGCGCGTGCGCTGGTCGGTTCCCGAGCCGCGGCGAACTACTTGGACAGGATGATCGAGAACTGA
- a CDS encoding YceI family protein has translation MNKRWWWVIGSAVAVVLAVVLAGPWVYANFIHGDQPDALGLSDDAAPADPAAEIDGTWTVGPGSKAGYEVWETLQGQRVFVRGQTEKLSGSATVESEKLTEGTVEVAVATIATDDGRRDLQFSNAVMNASKFPKATFTITEPVDLSTVPADGTITTIPITGELTLKGETRPVTTDFEIRRSAAGIEAAGAIDVTWTDYKIDKPTMFANIIVEDAGQIQFSIILSK, from the coding sequence ATGAACAAACGATGGTGGTGGGTGATCGGCTCCGCGGTGGCCGTAGTGCTGGCAGTCGTACTGGCCGGACCCTGGGTGTACGCAAATTTCATCCATGGCGATCAGCCGGACGCGCTCGGACTCAGCGACGACGCTGCTCCCGCTGACCCGGCAGCAGAGATCGACGGCACGTGGACTGTCGGTCCCGGATCGAAAGCCGGCTACGAAGTCTGGGAAACACTCCAGGGCCAACGGGTCTTCGTCCGAGGACAGACCGAGAAACTCAGCGGCAGCGCGACCGTCGAATCCGAGAAGCTGACCGAGGGAACCGTCGAGGTCGCCGTTGCCACCATCGCCACCGACGACGGCCGACGCGACTTGCAGTTCAGCAACGCCGTGATGAACGCCAGCAAGTTCCCCAAGGCGACGTTCACGATCACCGAACCCGTCGATTTGAGCACCGTCCCCGCCGACGGCACCATCACCACCATCCCGATCACCGGCGAGCTCACACTCAAGGGTGAAACCCGGCCGGTGACAACCGATTTCGAAATCCGCAGGTCAGCAGCAGGAATCGAAGCTGCCGGCGCCATCGATGTCACGTGGACCGATTACAAGATCGACAAGCCCACCATGTTCGCCAACATCATCGTCGAAGACGCCGGCCAGATTCAGTTCTCGATCATCCTGTCCAAGTAG
- a CDS encoding glycosyltransferase — MSSILLCSAPLTGHVMPMLAVGKSLVDLGHTVSILTGRKFAQRAGAVGITHIPLPSECDYDEHNMDAAFPGRSRWPGPLRARFDLDKMFVAAMSAQFRAVQRIIESTSVDAVVGENLFMGLIPLLSGSPTDRPRVFAICTSPLMCTSVDTAPFGPGFAPSSTRAGRVRNQALNKIFEHGILRTAQSSANRVHRQLTGTPIPDFVLNWPLLADKTFVLTTQAFEYSRSDRDHRLTFSGPIQSTSNSDFTPPTWWDDLDGDRPVVLVTQGTLDNDNLNRLIEPTIRGLADQDVLVVATTGGRPISDVSTSADNLRVAEFLPYDQLLPKVDVMVTNGGWGGVHYALAHGVPLVVAGTTEDKAEICRRVEISGTGINLRRGTPRSQSITKAVRRVLGDNSFRTRAQELQRDLSELSAGTSIAATIAQASENVTPPSGSQLH, encoded by the coding sequence ATGAGTTCGATACTGCTCTGCAGTGCACCCCTGACCGGCCACGTGATGCCGATGCTCGCGGTCGGGAAATCACTGGTCGACCTTGGCCACACCGTATCGATACTGACCGGCCGGAAGTTCGCGCAGCGCGCCGGAGCAGTGGGCATCACACACATCCCCCTACCTTCCGAATGTGATTACGACGAGCACAACATGGACGCCGCATTCCCGGGACGCTCACGGTGGCCCGGCCCACTCCGTGCCCGCTTCGATCTCGACAAGATGTTTGTCGCAGCGATGTCCGCGCAGTTCAGGGCAGTTCAACGCATCATCGAATCCACATCAGTCGATGCTGTCGTCGGCGAGAATTTGTTCATGGGTCTGATCCCGCTCCTGAGCGGATCACCCACTGACCGGCCACGCGTATTCGCGATCTGCACATCGCCACTCATGTGCACCAGCGTCGACACCGCACCCTTCGGGCCAGGGTTCGCGCCGTCCTCGACCCGCGCAGGACGCGTCCGGAACCAAGCGCTCAACAAGATTTTCGAGCATGGAATTCTGCGCACCGCACAATCGTCCGCCAACCGTGTGCACCGACAACTGACCGGCACGCCGATCCCGGATTTTGTTCTGAACTGGCCGCTACTCGCCGACAAGACCTTCGTGCTGACCACCCAAGCGTTCGAGTATTCGCGCAGCGATCGTGACCACCGATTGACGTTCAGCGGCCCGATCCAGTCGACATCGAACAGCGATTTCACGCCGCCCACCTGGTGGGACGACCTCGACGGCGACCGCCCCGTAGTGCTGGTCACCCAAGGGACCCTCGACAACGACAACCTGAATCGATTGATCGAACCAACAATTCGAGGCCTAGCCGATCAGGACGTACTCGTGGTCGCCACAACGGGTGGCCGCCCGATCTCCGACGTATCCACCAGCGCCGACAATCTCCGCGTCGCAGAGTTCCTCCCCTACGATCAACTACTTCCCAAGGTCGACGTCATGGTCACCAACGGAGGCTGGGGCGGTGTTCACTACGCCCTCGCACACGGTGTCCCCTTGGTAGTTGCCGGAACCACCGAGGACAAAGCCGAAATCTGCCGCCGCGTGGAAATCTCCGGAACCGGCATCAACCTGCGACGCGGCACCCCGCGTTCACAATCCATCACCAAGGCCGTTCGCCGTGTCCTGGGCGACAACTCATTCCGCACGCGCGCGCAGGAATTGCAACGAGACCTCTCCGAGCTATCAGCCGGCACGAGCATTGCGGCGACCATTGCGCAGGCGTCCGAAAACGTAACTCCCCCATCTGGTTCACAATTGCATTAA